A region of Dictyostelium discoideum AX4 chromosome 1 chromosome, whole genome shotgun sequence DNA encodes the following proteins:
- a CDS encoding magnesium-translocating P-type ATPase: MVGKREEKKRLLSDDSSITINDDGAGGAKFADEPEKDGCTTGILRALGLKEKKKPKKDMNKEKEFNDKFREISMLDKDSMLNRTGSPLSGLSEEEVKRRLGVYGKNVIAQVKPISWYKLLFVAFTHPFNIVLTIIATVSIATQDYATFAVVMFMVLLSAVLRFYEEHKSSKAFIHLKSLVKTTVTVLRTIKGVSTEVQIDIEDVVPGDIVPLKAGDVFPGDVRILESNSLFVSQSSLTGEFLPVEKGPDASEEQTTIFDTPNVGIMSTNIVSGSGIGVVFDTGCRTYISSISEILTSTQTTNAFDVGVKKVAYLLMGFGVVLVPIVIVINGLTTHDWVDSTMFGLSVAVGLTPEMLPMILNANLAKGAADMSKKKTIVKQLHSIQNMGAMDILCSDKTGTLTEDNVRLDSYIGGDKKELADVLRYSFFNSSFQKGLKNVLDNSIISYYNNQFAPGTADGSNKNHHEQEAIGHGAEVKPDERLIEGYALVDEFPFDFTRRRVSIILSQPESKGNLLICKGAVEEVLSCCTHLAVRDSEPILLTPDLKEQMLSITNELNVDGLRVLSVATKVFSTDIPSDYEYDVKNDEGGLTFYGFLSFIDPPKSDCAGAIEMLRGNGIEIKVLTGDNLAVARKICKDVGIDTTRVISGIELENASPEEFDELVERCTLFAKLTPIQKYNVVKALKKHKHTVGFLGDGVNDALALREADIGISVDTATNIAKDASDIILLEKSLTVINTAVRTGRITHANTIKYIKMAASSNFGNVFSMLIASAWLPFIPLKPLQMLTQNLLYDFSQISIPWDNVDEEYLKIPHPWSVRSLFKFMVFLGPISSIFDVGIFSYMWWYLGWTTEVTQSSFQTGWYVEGLITQVFIVHMIRTVKVPFIQRWASWQLTVNTVIIAAICIAIPYTPLSPYLLMEKLPAMYYPGLASTFVGYFLLTQIVKKIYMAVFGEWL, from the exons atggttGGAAAAAgagaagaaaagaaaagattgTTATCAGATGATTCATCGATAACAATCAATGATGATGGAGCAGGTGGAGCCAAATTTGCCGATGAGCCAGAGAAAGATGGATGTACAACAGGAATTTTACGTGCATTAGGTTTgaaagaaaagaagaaaCCAAAGAAGGATATGAATAAAGAGAAAGAGTTTAACGATAAATTCAGAGAGATTTCAATGTTGGATAAAGATTCAATGTTAAATAGAACTGGATCACCATTATCAGGTTTATCAGAGGAAGAGGTCAAACGTCGTCTTGGAGTTTATGGAAAGAATGTAATAGCACAAGTTAAACCAATCTCATggtataaattattatttgttgcaTTCACACATCCATTCAATATCGTGTTGACTATTATCGCCACCGTTTCCATTGCCACCCAAGATTATGCAACCTTTGCAGTTGTAATGTTTATGGTGTTATTATCAGCAGTTTTACGTTTCTATGAAGAGCATAAATCAAGTAAAGCATTCATTCATTTGAAATCCTTAGTGAAAACCACTGTAACAGTGTTACGTACTATCAAAGGAGTTAGCACAGAGGTACAAATCGATATTGAAGACGTTGTACCAGGTGATATTGTACCATTGAAAGCAGGTGACGTTTTTCCAGGTGATGTTCGTATTTTAGAATCAAATAGTTTATTCGTATCACAATCTTCATTGACCGGTGAATTTTTACCAGTAGAAAAAGGTCCAGACGCTTCCGAAGAACAAACTACAATTTTCGATACTCCAAATGTTGGTATTATGTCAACAAATATTGTCTCTGGTAGTGGTATTGGTGTTGTTTTCGATACTGGTTGTAGAACTTATATCTCTTCAATCTCTGAAATTCTTACTTCAACTCAAACTACAAATGCTTTTGATGTTGGTGTTAAAAAAGTAGCTTATCTTTTAATGGGTTTTGGTGTAGTTTTAGTACCAAtcgttattgttattaatggTTTAACTACTCATGATTGGGTTGATTCAACTATGTTTGGTTTATCTGTTGCTGTTGG ttTAACACCAGAAATGTTaccaatgattttaaatgcAAATCTTGCAAAAGGTGCAGCAGATAtgtcaaaaaagaaaacaattgTTAAACAACTTCATTCAATTCAAAATATGGGTGCTATGGATATTTTATGTTCAGATAAAACAGGTACTTTAACAGAGGATAACGTTAGATTAGATTCTTATATTGGTGGTGATAAAAAGGAATTGGCAGATGTTTTACGTTATTCATTCTTTAATTCATCATTCCAAAAGGGTTTAAAGAATGTATTGGATAATTCAATCATttcatattataataatcaatttgcACCAGGTACAGCCGATGgatcaaataaaaatcatcATGAACAAGAAGCAATTGGTCATGGTGCTGAAGTTAAACCAGATGAAAGATTAATTGAAGGTTATGCATTGGTTGATGAATTCCCATTTGATTTCACTCGTCGTCGTGTATCAATTATTCTTTCACAACCAGAATCAAAAggtaatcttttaatttgtaaAGGTGCAGTTGAAGAAGTTTTATCATGTTGTACACATTTGGCTGTTCGTGATTCTGAACCAATTTTATTGACTCCAGATTTGAAAGAACAAATGCTTTCAATCACCAATGAATTAAATGTTGATGGTCTTCGTGTACTCTCTGTTGCCACTAAAGTATTTAGCACCGATATTCCAAGTGATTATGAATATGAtgttaaaaatgatgaaggTGGTCTCACTTTCTATGGTTTCCTTTCATTCATTGATCCACCAAAATCAGATTGTGCAGGTGCTATTGAAATGTTAAGAGGTAAtggtattgaaattaaagtaTTAACAGGTGATAATTTAGCAGTTGCTAGAAAGATTTGCAAAGATGTTGGTATCGATACAACTCGTGTTATATCAGGTATTGAATTGGAGAATGCTTCACCAGAGGAATTTGATGAACTTGTCGAACGTTGTACCTTATTTGCCAAATTAActccaattcaaaaatataaCGTTGTTAAAGCTTTAAAGAAACATAAACATACCGTTGGTTTCTTGGGTGATGGTGTTAATGATGCTTTGGCCCTTCGTGAAGCTGATATTGGTATCTCTGTAGATACTGCCACCAATATTGCCAAGGATGCTTCTGATATTATTCTTTTGGAAAAGTCACTCACTGTCATTAATACCGCCGTTAGAACTGGTCGTATCACTCATGCCAACACTATTAAATACATTAAGATGGCTGCTTCTTCCAATTTTGGTAACGTTTTCTCAATGTTGATTGCATCAGCTTGGCTTCCATTCATTCCACTTAAACCACTCCAAATGTTAACTCAAAATCTTTTATACGATTTCTCTCAAATCTCTATCCCTTGGGATAATGTCGATGAAGAATACTTAAAGATCCCACATCCATGGAGTGTTAGAAgtttattcaaatttatggTTTTCTTGGGTCCAATTTCCTCAATTTTCGATGTTGGTATTTTCTCTTACATGTGGTGGTATTTAGGTTGGACTACAGAAGTTACCCAATCAAGTTTCCAAACTGGTTGGTACGTTGAAGGTCTTATCACTCAAGTTTTCATCGTTCATATGATTCGTACCGTTAAAGTACCATTTATTCAACGTTGGGCTTCTTGGCAATTAACTGTTAATACCGTAATCATCGCTGCTATTTGTATTGCAATTCCATATACTCCATTAAGTCCATACTTATTAATGGAAAAATTACCAGCAATGTATTATCCAGGTCTTGCCAGTACTTTTGTTGGTTATTTCTTATTAACTCAAATTgttaaaaagatttatatGGCTGTATTTGGTGAATGGTTATAA
- a CDS encoding hypothetical protein (Similar to Strongylocentrotus purpuratus (Purple sea urchin). Fibropellin I (Epidermal growth factor-related protein 1) (UEGF-1)) gives MVRQYTFIFVIFFFFYFFFNFSIPYQHKYILITVFFFKKKTHTKISFRIQDIFFFFFFFSLLFFIFILVFYFNFFIFYFYWLTMKSLFLLLFLFLSFANVFSITTEEYDCLLKLVTKLEVLSQFPQTLNGNTEYDFCSTSNLTCGTQNGVRFMNLYQNESSTNIMNYSDISCVEIGVVEFGRWNLSPNFFNFTNRLPTVSCYDCEITEINSKVNSDYLIIKLNKPIYKKILLSNIINCINAEFHSSNGDPFNSVEIENDLPNSTLQSYNQFVLGGVVRKIPDLSNVQFQIVQYYIGEPFDLNSLKNLSTHTFINRVSMLPTNSSFGPFPFPIDIERLNPTNRTDVLPHKYFASDLAFQKPDDYLDLNSSKSGSEQIVFIFRYLGKVGPHFNIDGNLPFKSFNPDLKVLYFLNGNLSYVPNFDNANDLFVLASLTNNSIGGNLKKPWIKKYLRNLDLSNNKITGTIDDSYCSTLIKVTNNSMSGNLPNCYACNLKINRFRDSFIGNNFTNIDSLNETCKIIPNMKTTEIKVEISGEILNITKLLIFGQNIGYSVMDNSYSETFELDPSISLTTEIQNSLIVSYFYTNTRTIYKMTYQSNGEIFYLTPDPYPPTPINVTTNNGLITIQGIYFSYNISVISITMNNGKQICNVVDDPTFFTIKCQLSELPNPSKNVSTLLKVDELQTLFYIDLDDTIVNNYNKCLDYCNIDNGICDYSKGICNCNYGWIGDSCSIPFFECLNNCSNVGICNTTIGECNCNSGRVLNDCSGYECLDPTCGGGNKHGQCNYLKGICNCNLNWFGENCTIPNHYVSSVEPSTTLGGLVKLFGWFGDLHDRLSVKIGKLDCDLILPITNDTINCKIGSGNGIQNITIVQNGITWIGINKYLYINNDIKPSCLNNCTNLNQGICISNGHCQCYSSWTGFDCSSPKNNGGGGDLPSTNSTINNNGSTTFENQKTSYQVLVTDLIEIDFNGNLISQYPLLNNWIVNNTEIKNGISQFTQLINETNCRVNMTIEELTKSKDINFAGIDLKFDKGSIKVSISIENYNYKNILNTLQLRMKSLVTTLSKEDDCNDQSTEINSNLENTNLLNYISISKDNKVLTGRFLNRVISDGRSTIITTSLISNDNSSIEIGLNLPHCSNQCLIDPDFSVLLSSQFKSCDKNNKLKSYIIPVSVICGFIGISLILGGSYLIYRKKFIEKDLKKKLKNIEMQKNK, from the exons atggttcgGCAATatacatttatttttgtgatatttttcttcttttattttttttttaatttttcgaTACCATACCAACACAAATACATACTAAttactgtttttttttttaaaaaaaaaacacacacaaaAATAAGTTTTAGAattcaagatattttttttttttttttttttttttcactgttgttttttatttttattttggttttttattttaatttttttattttttatttttactggTTAACCATGAAatcattatttcttttattatttttatttttatcttttgcAAATGTTTTTTCAATCACAACAGAAGAAT atgattgtttattaaaattggtaacAAAATTAGAAG ttttatcACAATTTCCACAAACTTTAAATGGAAATACAGAATATGATTTTTGTTCAACTTCTAATTTGACATGTGGAACCCAAAATGGAGTTAGATTTAT gaatTTATATCAAAATGAATCATCAACCaatataatgaattattCAGATATTTCATGTGTAGAAATAGGTGTTGTAGAGTTTGGTAGATGGAATCTTTcaccaaatttttttaattttacaaatagATTACCCACAGT atCTTGTTATGATTGTGAAATTACAGAGATAAATTCAAAAGTAAATTCAGATTACTTaatcattaaattaaataaaccaatttataaaaaaattttattgtcAAATATAATCAATTGTATAAATGCAGAATTTCACTCATCAAATGGAGACCCATTTAATTCAGtggaaattgaaaatgatctTCCAAATTCAACTCTACAATCATATAATCAATTTGTTTTGGGTGGGGTAGTTAGAAAAATTCCAGATTTATCAAATgtacaatttcaaattgtaCAATATTATATTGGAGAACCTTTTGATTTAAactctttaaaaaatttatcaacacATACTTTTATAAATCGGGTATCAATGTTACCAACTAATTCTTCATTTGGTCCATTTCCATTCCCTATTGATATTGAAAGATTAAATCCAACAAATAGAACTGATGTATTACCCCATAAATATTT tgcTTCAGATTTAGCTTTTCAAAAACCAGATGATTATTTAGATCTTAATAGTTCAAAATCTGGATCAGAacaaat agtttttatttttagatatttagGAAAAGTTGGACCacattttaatattgatggaaatttaccatttaaatcatttaatccTGATCTTAAAGtttt atattttttaaacggTAATCTTTCATATGTAccaaattttgataatgctaatgatttatttgtattggcatcattaacaaataatagtattggAGGAAATCTCAAAAAACCTTGGATTAAGAAATATTTAAGAAATTTAGatctttcaaataataaaataacagGTACAATAGATGATTCCTATTGTTCAACACTAATTAAAGTAACTAATAATTCAATGAGTGGAAATCTTCCAAATTGTTATGcttgtaatttaaaaattaatagatttaGAGATAGTTTCATTGGTAATAACTTTACGAatattgattctttaaatgAAACTTGta aAATTATACCAAATATGAAAACTACAGAAATTAAAGTTGAAATTTCAggagaaattttaaatataacaaaactattaatttttggACAAAATATTGGTTATAGTGTAATGGATAATAGTTATTCAGAAACTTTTGAATTAGATCCTAGTATTTCTTTAACAACAGAGATtcaaaattcattaattgttTCATATTTTTATACAAATACTAGAACAATTTATAAGATGACATATCAATCAAATGGagagattttttatttaacacCAGATCCATatccaccaacaccaataaaTGTAACAACAAACAATGGGTTAATAACAATTCAaggtatttatttttcatataatatTTCAGTTATAAGTATAACAATGAATAATGGAAAACAAATTTGTAATGTAGTTGATGATCCAACATTTTTCACTATCAAATGTCAGTTATCAGAATTACCAAATCCATCAAAGAATGTTTCAACTTTATTAAAAGTGGATGAATTACAAACTTTATTCTATATAGATTTAGATGAtacaattgtaaataattataataaatgttTAGATTACtgtaatattgataatggtaTTTGTGATTATTCAAAAGgtatttgtaattgtaattatGGATGGATTGGTGATAGTTGTTCAATTCCATTTTTTgaatgtttaaataattgttcaaATGTTGGAATTTGTAATACAACAATAGGAGAATGTAATTGTAATAGTGGTAGAGTATTAAATGATTGTAGTGGTTATGAATGCTTAGATCCAAcatgtggtggtggtaataaacATGGTCaatgtaattatttaaaaggtatatgtaattgtaatttaaattggtttGGTGAAAATTGTACAATACCAAATCATTATGTTTCATCAGTTGAACCATCTACAACTTTAGGAGGATTAgtaaaattatttggatGGTTTGGAGATTTACATGATAGACTATCAgttaaaattggtaaattagattgtgatttaattttaccaattacaaatgatactattaattgtaaaattggTTCAGGAAATGGTATTCAAAATATTACAATAGTTCAAAATGGTATTACATGGAttggaattaataaatatttatatataaataatgatattaaaccaagttgtttaaataattgtacaaatttaaatcaaggTATTTGCATTTCAAATGGACACTGTCAATGTTATTCAAGTTGGACTGGTTTTGATTGTAGTTcaccaaaaaataatggtggtggtggagatTTAccatcaacaaattcaacaataaataataatggttcaactacatttgaaaatcaaaaaacatCATATCAAGTATTGGTTACAGATTTAAtagaaattgattttaatggtaatttaatttcacaaTACCcactattaaataattggatAGTTAATAATAccgaaataaaaaatggaattTCACAATTTactcaattaattaatgaaacaaATTGTAGAGTCAATATGACAATCGAGGAATTAACtaaatcaaaagatattaattttgcaggaatagatttaaaatttgataaaggTTCTATAAAAgtatcaatatcaattgaaaattataattataaaaatattttaaatacattACAATTAAGAATGAAATCATTAGTTACAACATTAAGCAAGGAAGATGATTGTAATGATCAATCAAcagaaattaattcaaatttagaaaatacaaatttattaaattatatttcaattagtaaagataataaagttttaacaggtagatttttaaatagaGTAATATCTGATGGTAGATCAACAATAATTACaacttctttaatttcaaatgataattcatcaattgaaattggtttaaatttaCCACATTGTTCAAATCAATGTTTAATTGATCCTG acTTTTcagtattattatcatcacaatttaaatcttgtgataaaaataataaattaaaatcttatATAATACCAGTTTCTGTTATTTGTGGTTTTATTggtatttcattaattttaggAGGttcatatttaatttatagaaagaaatttattgaaaaagatttaaaaaaaaaattaaagaatatagAAAtgcaaaaaaataaataa
- the abpA gene encoding actin binding protein A: MSEEPTPVSGNDKQLLNKAWEITQKKTFTAWCNSHLRKLGSSIEQIDTDFTDGIKLAQLLEVISNDPVFKVNKTPKLRIHNIQNVGLCLKHIESHGVKLVGIGAEELVDKNLKMTLGMIWTIILRFAIQDISIEELSAKEALLLWCQRKTEGYDRVKVGNFHTSFQDGLAFCALIHKHRPDLINFDSLNKDDKAGNLQLAFDIAEKELDIPKMLDVSDMLDVVRPDERSVMTYVAQYYHHFSASRKAETAGKQVGKVLDTFMLLEQTKSDYLKRANELVQWINDKQASLESRDFGDSIESVQSFMNAHKEYKKTEKPPKGQEVSELEAIYNSLQTKLRLIKREPFVAPAGLTPNEIDSTWSALEKAEQEHAEALRIELKRQKKIAVLLQKYNRILKKLENWATTKSVYLGSNETGDSITAVQAKLKNLEAFDGECQSLEGQSNSDLLSILAQLTELNYNGVPELTERKDTFFAQQWTGVKSSAETYKNTLLAELERLQKIEDSLVEFAKRAAQLNVWIEAADDHVFDPINVDSVQGVQEIQEKFDAFLHDQSQQFAELEALAALTQQLRELGRSENDYSVISYDELSAKWNNLLAGIEERKVQLANELTTQTNNDVLCQSFSVKANEISDYVRVTLDAISQNTSSDPQEQLNNIRAIITAHAEKKPELDELYTIASQLEEAQVVDNKHTQHSLESIKLKWDKLNTLAKKNEQVVEGEILAKQLTGVTAEELSEFKACFSHFDKDNDNKLNRLEFSSCLKSIGDELTEEQLNQVISKIDTDGNGTISFEEFIDYMVSSRKGTDSVESTKAAFKVMAEDKDFITEAQIRAAISDSKQIDYLLASMPAVEGGFDYNSFAEKLYQ; this comes from the exons atgtcAGAAGAACCAACCCCAGTTTCAGGTAATGACAAACAACTCTTGAACAAAGCTTGGGAAATTACccaaaaaaaa acTTTCACAGCATGGTGTAATTCACATTTACGTAAACTTGGATCATCAATTGAACAAATTGATACAGATTTTACTGATGGTATTAAATTAGCTCAATTATTAGAAGTTATTTCAAATGATCCAGTATTTAAAGTAAACAAAACACCAAAATTAAGAATTCATAATATCCAAAATGTTGGTCTCTGTTTAAAACATATTGAATCACATGGTGTTAAATTGGTTGGTATTGGTGCTGAAGAGTTAGTTGATAAAAACTTAAAGATGACTTTGGGTATGATTTGGACAATCATTCTTCGTTTTGCCATTCAAGAtatttcaattgaagaatTGAGTGCCAAAGAAGCCCTTTTACTTTGGTGTCAAAGAAAGACCGAAGGTTATGACCGTGTTAAAGTTGGTAATTTCCATACCTCATTCCAAGATGGTCTTGCCTTTTGTGCTCTCATCCATAAACATAGACCAGATTTAATCAACTTTGACTCTTTAAACAAAGATGATAAAGCTGGTAACTTACAATTGGCTTTTGATATTGCCGAAAAAGAATTGGATATCCCAAAGATGTTGGATGTTTCCGATATGCTCGATGTCGTTCGTCCAGATGAAAGATCAGTCATGACCTACGTCGCTCAATACTACCATCACTTTTCTGCCTCTAGAAAAGCTGAAACCGCCGGTAAACAAGTTGGTAAAGTTTTAGATACCTTTATGTTGTTAGAACAAACCAAATCTGATTATCTTAAAAGAGCCAATGAACTCGTTCAATGGATTAACGATAAACAAGCATCACTTGAATCACGTGATTTTGGTGATTCCATCGAATCTGTTCAAAGTTTCATGAACGCTCataaagaatataaaaaaaccGAAAAACCACCAAAGGGTCAAGAAGTCTCTGAATTGGAAGCTATCTACAATTCATTACAAACTAAATTACGTTTAATTAAACGTGAACCATTTGTTGCACCAGCTGGTCTCACTCCAAATGAAATCGATTCCACTTGGTCCGCTTTAGAGAAAGCTGAACAAGAACATGCTGAAGCCCTCCGTATTGAACTCAAACGTCAAAAGAAAATTGCAGTTCTCTTACAAAAATACAATCGTATTCTCAAGAAACTCGAAAACTGGGCCACCACCAAATCTGTCTACCTCGGTTCCAATGAAACCGGTGACAGTATCACTGCTGTTCAAGctaaattaaagaatttagaaGCTTTTGATGGTGAATGTCAATCATTGGAAGGTCAATCAAACTCTGATCTCCTCAGCATTCTTGCTCAATTAACTGAACTCAACTACAATGGTGTACCAGAACTCACTGAACGTAAAGATACATTCTTTGCTCAACAATGGACTGGTGTTAAATCATCTGCTGAAACCTACAAAAACACTCTTTTAGCTGAACTTGAAAGACTCCAAAAGATTGAAGACTCATTGGTCGAATTCGCCAAGAGAGCCGCTCAATTAAATGTTTGGATTGAAGCTGCCGATGATCATGTATTTGATCCAATCAATGTTGACTCTGTTCAAGGTGTCCAAGAAATTCAAGAGAAATTCGACGCTTTCCTCCACGATCAATCACAACAATTCGCTGAATTGGAAGCCCTCGCTGCTTTAACTCAACAACTCCGTGAACTCGGTCGTTCTGAAAACGATTATTCAGTCATTTCATACGATGAACTCTCTGCCAAATGGAATAATTTATTGGCTGGTATTGAAGAACGTAAAGTTCAACTCGCCAATGAACTCACCACTCAAACCAACAACGATGTTCTTTGCCAATCATTCTCTGTTAAagcaaatgaaatttcagaTTATGTCCGTGTTACTTTAGATGCCATCTCACAAAACACTTCATCAGATCCACAAGaacaattaaacaatatCCGTGCTATCATCACCGCTCATGCTGAAAAGAAACCAGAACTCGATGAATTATACACCATTGCTTCTCAACTCGAAGAAGCTCAAGTTGTCGATAACAAACATACTCAACACAGtttagaatcaattaaattaaaatgggATAAACTCAATACACTCGCTAAAAAGAATGAACAAGTTGTTGAAGGTGAAATTCTTGCTAAACAATTAACTGGTGTTACTGCTGAAGAATTAAGTGAATTTAAAG CCTGCTTCTCACATTTCGATAAGGACAACGATAACAAATTAAATCGTCTTGAATTCTCCTCTTGCTTGAAGAGTATCGGAGATGAATTAACTGAagaacaattaaatcaagTCATCAGTAAAATCGATACCGATGGTAATGGTACCATTTCATTCGAAGAATTTATTGATTACATGGTTTCATCACGTAAAGGTACAGACAGCGTTGAATCAACTAAAGCTGCATTCAAAGTTATGGCTGAGGATAAAGATTTCATTACTGAAGCTCAAATTCGTGCTGCTATCTCTGATTCTAaacaaattgattatttactCGCCAGTATGCCAGCTGTTGAAGGTGGTTTTGACTACAATTCATTTGCTGAAAAATTATAccaataa